The following are encoded in a window of Dioscorea cayenensis subsp. rotundata cultivar TDr96_F1 chromosome 16, TDr96_F1_v2_PseudoChromosome.rev07_lg8_w22 25.fasta, whole genome shotgun sequence genomic DNA:
- the LOC120279657 gene encoding probable carboxylesterase Os04g0669500: MAARSFVLWLHGLGDSGPANEPIRTFFSSPEFKNTRWSFPSAPHNRVSCNYGAVMPSWFDIFEIPVSAESPKNEKDVLQAVESVHAMINKEVAAGINPENIFVCGFSQGGALTLASVLLYPKALGGGAVFSGWVPFNSSIIERISPEAKKTPILWSHGMADQTVRFGAGQAGPPFLEQAGMTCEFKAYPNLGHSITPEELHTLESFIKKHLKSSS; the protein is encoded by the exons ATGGCGGCTCGCAGCTTTGTTCTCTGGCTTCATGGTCTCGGTGACTCTGGCCCTGCCAATGAGCCCATCCgcaccttcttctcctctcctgAGTTCAAGAACACGCGCTGGTCCTTCCCTTCCGCTCCTCACAACCGCGTCTCTTGTAACT ATGGTGCTGTCATGCCCTCATGGTTTGATATTTTTGAGATACCTGTGAGCGCT GAATCACCAAAAAATGAGAAGGATGTCCTTCAAGCTGTTGAGAGTGTGCATGCAATGATAAACAAAGAGGTCGCTGCTGGCATAAATCCTGAAAACATTTTTGTATGTGGATTTAGCCAAGGAG GTGCTTTGACCTTAGCAAGTGTACTTCTTTATCCAAAAGCTTTGGGTGGAGGTGCTGTCTTTAGTGGATGGGTGCCTTTCAATTCATCTATCATAGAACGAATTTCACCTGAAGCTAAAAAG ACTCCGATTTTATGGTCACATGGCATGGCTGACCAAACAGTACGTTTTGGAGCCGGGCAAGCTGGACCTCCTTTTCTTGAGCAAGCGGGCATGACTTGCGAATTTAAG gCATATCCAAATCTCGGCCACTCTATAACCCCTGAAGAATTACATACACTAGAATCCTTTATTAAGAAACATTTGAAGAGTTCTTCATGA